In Streptomyces sp. SID8374, one genomic interval encodes:
- a CDS encoding GAF domain-containing protein: MAEPDPQDSLDAATRATRSLQGLSTELTARVPQLLEAMRSVGTGLELHSTLDRICATAAELAHARYAAIGVVDETGDGLSDFVTHGVPEEVARAIGRRPDGHRGLLGALIHEPDPVRLSDLTDDPRYAGFPPGHPRMRTFLGVPIRVQGEVFGNLYLTEKQDGGEFSDYDLHMVRVLATEAGIAIGNARLYEAARQRERWIDGSVAVTTALLSGGDADDALSVVAEQARHLADSAAGVVLLPTEDGGLEIVAVSADDPSDSLGVIIPARSTVVAKLLAGEAVFIDDSATDSRMVTRLAGRFGPSMLLPLQSGGRVLGALATPRARRARPFSRTERTLATQFASQAALALMMAEAQRDRERLAVYEDRDRIARDLHDLVIQRLFATGMMLESAQRRSVVPEVRTGVGRAVDELDVTIQEIRTAIFALQQEPAEAPSGLRTRVLREINMAAVPLGFKPSHRFLGAVDALVGELTGKNLVAALREALSNAFRHAGASVIDVVVDATATLPDGRGAVRLSVADDGVGIPEGGRRSGLRNLARRAESLGGASWFGPGIGEDGGGTTVVWEAPL, translated from the coding sequence ATGGCAGAGCCGGACCCGCAGGACTCACTCGATGCCGCTACCCGGGCCACCCGCAGCCTCCAGGGCCTCTCCACCGAGCTCACCGCCCGGGTCCCGCAGCTCCTGGAAGCGATGCGTTCGGTCGGTACGGGGCTGGAGCTGCACTCCACCCTCGACCGCATCTGCGCGACCGCCGCCGAGCTCGCCCACGCCCGGTACGCCGCCATCGGTGTCGTCGACGAGACGGGCGACGGGCTCTCCGACTTCGTCACCCACGGCGTCCCGGAGGAGGTCGCCCGGGCGATCGGGCGCAGGCCCGACGGACACCGGGGCCTGCTGGGCGCGCTGATCCACGAGCCCGACCCCGTACGGCTGAGCGATCTGACCGACGATCCGCGGTACGCCGGGTTCCCGCCGGGCCACCCCCGGATGCGGACCTTCCTCGGTGTGCCGATCCGGGTCCAGGGGGAGGTCTTCGGCAACCTCTACCTGACCGAGAAGCAGGACGGCGGCGAGTTCAGCGACTACGACCTGCACATGGTGCGGGTGCTCGCCACCGAGGCCGGGATCGCCATCGGCAACGCCCGGCTGTACGAGGCGGCGCGCCAGCGGGAGCGCTGGATCGACGGTTCGGTGGCGGTGACCACCGCCCTCCTCTCGGGCGGGGACGCCGACGACGCGCTCTCCGTCGTCGCCGAGCAGGCCCGCCACCTCGCCGATTCGGCCGCCGGGGTCGTGCTGCTGCCCACGGAGGACGGCGGTCTGGAGATCGTCGCGGTCTCCGCCGACGACCCCTCGGACTCGCTCGGGGTGATCATCCCGGCCCGCTCCACGGTGGTGGCGAAGCTGCTGGCGGGCGAGGCGGTCTTCATCGACGACTCGGCCACCGACAGCCGGATGGTCACCAGGCTGGCCGGCCGGTTCGGGCCCAGCATGCTGCTGCCGCTACAGAGCGGCGGGCGGGTGCTCGGCGCCCTGGCGACGCCCCGGGCGCGGCGCGCGCGCCCGTTCAGCCGGACCGAGCGGACGCTCGCCACCCAGTTCGCCTCGCAGGCCGCGCTCGCGCTGATGATGGCCGAGGCGCAGCGCGACCGGGAGCGGCTCGCGGTCTACGAGGACCGGGACCGGATCGCCCGCGACCTCCACGACCTCGTCATCCAGCGGCTGTTCGCCACCGGGATGATGCTGGAGAGCGCCCAGCGCAGGTCGGTGGTGCCCGAGGTACGGACCGGGGTGGGCCGGGCGGTCGACGAGCTGGACGTGACCATCCAGGAGATCCGTACGGCCATCTTCGCGCTCCAGCAGGAGCCGGCCGAGGCCCCCTCGGGTCTCCGCACCCGCGTCCTGCGGGAGATCAACATGGCGGCGGTCCCGCTCGGCTTCAAGCCCTCGCACCGCTTCCTGGGCGCCGTCGACGCGCTCGTCGGCGAGCTGACCGGCAAGAACCTCGTCGCCGCGCTGCGCGAGGCCCTGTCCAACGCCTTCCGGCACGCCGGAGCCTCGGTGATCGACGTGGTCGTCGACGCCACGGCGACCCTGCCGGACGGGCGGGGTGCGGTGCGGCTCTCGGTGGCCGACGACGGGGTGGGCATCCCGGAGGGCGGCCGCCGCAGCGGACTGCGCAATCTGGCGCGCCGGGCCGAGTCGCTGGGCGGGGCGAGCTGGTTCGGCCCGGGCATCGGGGAGGACGGCGGCGGTACGACGGTGGTGTGGGAGGCGCCGCTGTGA
- a CDS encoding ABC transporter ATP-binding protein produces MPIQPSGLTIPVVHATTVVPVTAVIATEALSKRFPRVTALDRLTLDIGPGVTGLVGSNGAGKSTLIKILLGLSPATEGRAAVLGLDVATSGAAIRERVGYMPEHDCLPPDVSATEFVVHMARMSGLPPTAARERTADTLRHVGLYEERYRPIGGYSTGMKQRVKLAQALVHDPQLVLLDEPTNGLDPVGRDEMLGLIRRIHTDFGISVLVTSHLLGELERTCDHVVVIDGGALLRSSSTSDFTQITTTLAVEVTDSDTHPDGTDALRQVLTKAGVSLVGHDGLDAEGLPGAGHILLVEATGEETYDLVRDSVAGLGLGLVRMEQRRHHIAEVFRSEQGGAATTAVPTQAATAGAGAVQQATATGVQQATAPAPYQQKGSGRDEH; encoded by the coding sequence ATGCCGATCCAGCCGTCAGGGCTGACGATCCCTGTGGTCCACGCCACTACCGTCGTACCTGTGACTGCCGTTATCGCTACCGAAGCCCTGAGCAAGCGGTTCCCCCGGGTGACCGCACTCGACCGGCTCACGTTGGACATCGGACCAGGTGTGACCGGTCTGGTGGGTTCCAACGGAGCCGGCAAGTCCACGCTGATCAAGATCCTTCTGGGTCTCTCCCCCGCCACCGAAGGCCGGGCCGCGGTGCTCGGGCTGGACGTGGCGACCAGCGGCGCCGCCATCCGGGAACGGGTGGGGTACATGCCGGAGCACGACTGCCTCCCGCCCGATGTGTCGGCCACCGAATTCGTCGTGCACATGGCCCGCATGTCGGGCCTGCCGCCGACCGCGGCCCGTGAGCGCACCGCCGACACCCTGCGCCACGTCGGCCTCTACGAGGAGCGCTACCGCCCCATCGGCGGCTACTCGACCGGCATGAAGCAGCGGGTGAAGCTGGCCCAGGCCCTGGTCCACGACCCCCAGCTGGTCCTCCTCGACGAGCCCACCAACGGCCTCGACCCGGTCGGCCGCGACGAGATGCTCGGCCTGATCCGCCGTATCCACACCGACTTCGGCATCTCCGTCCTGGTCACCTCGCACCTCCTGGGCGAGCTGGAACGCACCTGCGACCACGTCGTCGTCATCGACGGCGGCGCCCTCCTGCGCTCCAGCTCCACCAGCGACTTCACCCAGATCACCACCACGCTCGCGGTCGAGGTGACCGACAGCGACACCCACCCCGACGGCACCGACGCCCTGCGCCAGGTCCTCACGAAGGCGGGCGTCTCCCTGGTCGGCCACGACGGACTCGACGCGGAAGGGCTGCCGGGCGCGGGCCACATCCTGCTGGTCGAGGCCACCGGCGAGGAGACGTACGACCTGGTCCGCGACAGCGTCGCCGGGCTCGGGCTGGGCCTGGTCCGCATGGAGCAGCGCCGCCACCACATCGCCGAGGTCTTCCGTTCCGAACAGGGCGGGGCGGCCACCACCGCCGTGCCGACCCAGGCCGCCACCGCAGGGGCCGGTGCCGTACAGCAGGCCACCGCCACCGGCGTACAGCAGGCCACCGCGCCTGCGCCGTACCAGCAGAAGGGGAGCGGTCGCGATGAGCACTGA
- a CDS encoding Cof-type HAD-IIB family hydrolase yields the protein MTSATDAPLPAVTRLIATDLDGTLLRDDKTLSARTVAALAAAEEAGIEVFFVTGRPARWMGVVSDHVQGHGLAICANGAVVTDLRADRELLTVRALEREAALHVVRTLRDVAPGTSFAVEMTTGINYEPSYPPFHLDPGATVAIAEKLLHEDVPGDGAPVLKLLAHHTEMPPDAFLALARTAAGERASITRSSPSALLEVSGLGVSKASTLAACCDERGISAAEVVAFGDMPNDVEMLGWAGVSYAMGNAHPAALAAASGQTLTNEEDGVAVVIERILATR from the coding sequence GTGACCTCAGCTACCGATGCGCCTCTGCCTGCCGTGACCCGGCTGATCGCGACCGACCTCGACGGCACCCTGCTGCGCGACGACAAGACGCTCTCCGCACGCACCGTCGCCGCGCTCGCAGCGGCCGAGGAGGCCGGGATCGAGGTCTTCTTCGTCACCGGCAGGCCGGCCCGCTGGATGGGCGTCGTCAGCGACCATGTGCAGGGCCACGGGCTGGCGATCTGCGCGAACGGTGCCGTGGTCACCGATCTGCGGGCGGACCGCGAGCTGCTCACCGTACGGGCGCTGGAGCGCGAGGCGGCCCTGCACGTCGTGCGGACCCTGCGCGATGTCGCCCCCGGCACGTCCTTCGCCGTCGAGATGACCACCGGCATCAACTACGAGCCGTCCTACCCGCCCTTCCACCTGGACCCGGGCGCCACGGTCGCCATCGCGGAGAAGCTGCTGCACGAGGACGTGCCGGGCGACGGCGCCCCCGTACTCAAACTCCTCGCCCACCACACCGAGATGCCCCCGGACGCCTTCCTCGCCCTGGCCCGTACGGCGGCCGGGGAGCGGGCCTCCATCACCCGCTCCAGCCCCTCCGCGCTCCTGGAGGTCAGCGGGCTGGGCGTCTCCAAGGCCAGTACGCTCGCCGCCTGTTGCGACGAGCGCGGCATCTCCGCCGCCGAGGTGGTTGCCTTCGGGGACATGCCCAACGACGTCGAGATGCTCGGCTGGGCCGGTGTCTCGTACGCGATGGGCAACGCCCACCCCGCAGCCCTGGCCGCCGCCTCGGGGCAGACCCTCACCAACGAGGAGGACGGCGTGGCCGTGGTCATCGAACGGATCCTCGCCACCCGCTGA
- a CDS encoding LLM class flavin-dependent oxidoreductase — protein sequence MRLSTVILPIDRWHEGGRDKWTRAEELGFHTAYTYDHLSWRSFRDRTWFGALPTLTAAATATSRLRLGTLVTSPNFRHPVTLAKELISLDDISGGRITLGIGAGGSGFDATVLGQEAWTPRERADRFGEFVPLLDRLLTEDAVTHEGTHYSAVEARNIPGCVQRPRLPFAVAATGPRGLRLAARYGQAWVTTGDPKLYETGTPEQSVEALREQGKRLTAACEEAGRDASELDRILLTGFTPDRNAPLESVDAFVDFAGRHAELGFTEIAIHAPIPDSDFDIDPAVYERIATEAPAQLG from the coding sequence ATGCGACTGAGCACTGTGATTCTGCCGATCGACCGCTGGCACGAAGGCGGCCGGGACAAGTGGACCCGAGCCGAGGAACTGGGCTTCCACACCGCCTACACCTACGACCACCTGTCCTGGCGGAGCTTCCGCGACCGTACGTGGTTCGGCGCGCTCCCCACCCTCACCGCCGCCGCGACCGCCACGAGCCGGCTGCGCCTGGGGACGCTGGTCACCTCGCCGAACTTCCGCCACCCCGTGACCCTGGCCAAGGAGCTGATCTCCCTGGACGACATCTCCGGCGGCCGGATCACCCTCGGCATCGGCGCCGGGGGCAGCGGGTTCGACGCCACCGTGCTGGGCCAGGAGGCCTGGACCCCACGGGAGCGCGCCGACCGCTTCGGCGAGTTCGTGCCGCTCCTGGACCGTCTGCTCACCGAGGACGCGGTGACCCATGAGGGGACGCACTACTCCGCCGTGGAGGCCCGCAACATCCCGGGCTGCGTCCAACGGCCCCGGCTGCCCTTCGCGGTCGCCGCGACCGGCCCGCGCGGTCTGCGGCTCGCCGCCCGGTACGGGCAGGCGTGGGTGACCACCGGCGACCCGAAGCTGTACGAGACCGGCACCCCCGAGCAGTCGGTGGAGGCCCTGCGGGAGCAGGGCAAGAGGCTCACCGCCGCCTGCGAGGAGGCCGGCCGGGACGCTTCGGAGCTGGACCGGATCCTGCTCACCGGCTTCACCCCCGACCGCAACGCCCCGCTGGAGTCGGTGGACGCCTTCGTCGACTTCGCGGGCCGCCACGCCGAGCTCGGGTTCACCGAGATCGCCATCCATGCCCCCATCCCGGACTCCGACTTCGACATCGATCCGGCTGTCTACGAGCGCATCGCGACGGAGGCGCCCGCCCAGCTGGGCTGA
- a CDS encoding MerR family transcriptional regulator — translation MSAEYRIEDLAHASGATVRTIRAYQDRGLLPTPERRGRANVYGEAHLARLLQIADLLERGYTLASIKELLEAWDAGRGLGGVLGLVAEVHGPWTDEEADRITREELDTKFGGSQDDEAIAEAVELGVLERVPGKADEFLVPSPQELAVAVELHAAGVPLLAISSHLKELRGQVEHIASRFLEFTTEHVFARYLGHRPPTDSDAAEAASMVRRLRPLAQQTVDAELARAMRMFATRHLHHHLGAQESAIEGSETRPVLLPVRTTQAVEALVGADQVAAFVAAATEREVQARTLDALASSHAETNKVDEKG, via the coding sequence GTGAGCGCCGAGTACCGGATCGAGGACCTGGCCCACGCCAGCGGGGCGACGGTGCGCACGATCAGGGCGTACCAGGACCGGGGGCTGCTGCCGACGCCCGAGCGGCGCGGGCGGGCCAATGTGTACGGGGAGGCGCATCTGGCCCGGCTCCTTCAGATCGCGGACCTGCTGGAGCGCGGCTACACCCTGGCCAGCATCAAGGAGCTGCTGGAGGCGTGGGACGCGGGGCGGGGGCTGGGCGGGGTGCTGGGCCTGGTCGCCGAGGTGCACGGGCCCTGGACCGACGAGGAGGCCGACCGGATCACCCGCGAGGAGCTGGACACGAAGTTCGGCGGCTCGCAGGACGACGAGGCGATCGCGGAGGCGGTGGAGCTCGGGGTGTTGGAGCGCGTCCCGGGCAAGGCCGACGAGTTCCTCGTACCGAGCCCGCAAGAGCTGGCGGTGGCCGTGGAGTTGCACGCCGCGGGAGTCCCGCTGCTCGCGATCTCCTCCCACCTCAAGGAACTTCGCGGCCAGGTCGAACACATAGCCTCCCGTTTCCTGGAGTTCACCACCGAGCACGTCTTCGCGCGCTATCTGGGCCACCGGCCGCCCACCGACTCCGACGCGGCCGAGGCGGCGTCGATGGTGCGCCGGCTGCGGCCGCTCGCCCAGCAGACGGTGGATGCCGAACTGGCGCGCGCGATGCGGATGTTCGCCACCCGCCATCTGCACCACCACCTCGGCGCCCAGGAGAGCGCCATCGAGGGAAGCGAGACCCGCCCGGTGCTGCTCCCGGTCCGGACAACGCAGGCAGTGGAGGCGCTGGTTGGCGCGGACCAGGTCGCCGCCTTCGTAGCGGCGGCCACCGAACGTGAGGTGCAGGCCCGCACGTTGGACGCCCTGGCCTCATCTCACGCAGAAACCAACAAAGTTGACGAAAAGGGTTAA
- a CDS encoding DUF72 domain-containing protein produces the protein MGEIRVGTCSWTDKALVAGGWYPRGRRDAEGRLRYYAEQFPVAEVDSTYYGLPSTRNSLLWAERTPEGFRFDVKAFSLLTGHPTRPEALPADLRPALVRQRGRDGVDPGLLDEVWQRYSAALEPLRTSGRLGTLVFQFPHRLAPGRPAVEFLRRCRERAAGWPVAVEFRHPGWWREEHLDATAALLTELDATAVAVDMVQTLPTSVPPVVRVTTPALALVRFHGRNTAWGTGTKEERFRHTYTPDELCEWAPRIRETAQQAREVHVLFNNCCGDAAVRAAESMRRLLGLS, from the coding sequence ATGGGAGAGATCCGGGTCGGAACGTGCTCATGGACGGACAAGGCGCTGGTGGCCGGCGGCTGGTATCCGCGTGGCCGGCGCGACGCGGAGGGCAGGCTGCGGTACTACGCCGAGCAGTTCCCGGTGGCCGAGGTGGACTCCACCTATTACGGACTGCCCAGCACCCGCAACAGCCTGCTGTGGGCCGAGCGCACCCCCGAGGGCTTCCGGTTCGACGTGAAGGCGTTCTCCCTGCTCACCGGGCACCCGACCCGACCGGAAGCGCTCCCCGCCGACCTGCGCCCGGCCCTTGTGCGGCAGCGGGGGCGGGACGGCGTCGATCCCGGGCTCCTCGACGAGGTCTGGCAGCGCTACAGCGCGGCCCTCGAACCGCTGAGGACATCCGGACGGCTGGGGACGCTGGTGTTCCAGTTCCCGCACCGGCTCGCGCCGGGGAGGCCCGCGGTGGAGTTCCTGCGCCGGTGCCGTGAGCGCGCTGCGGGCTGGCCGGTGGCGGTGGAGTTCCGGCACCCCGGCTGGTGGCGCGAGGAGCACCTCGACGCGACAGCCGCCCTGCTGACGGAGCTGGACGCGACCGCCGTGGCCGTCGACATGGTGCAGACGCTGCCCACATCCGTACCGCCGGTCGTACGGGTCACCACCCCGGCCCTCGCCCTGGTGCGGTTCCACGGCCGCAACACTGCCTGGGGGACCGGCACCAAGGAAGAGAGGTTCCGGCACACCTATACACCGGACGAACTCTGCGAGTGGGCCCCGCGCATCCGTGAGACGGCTCAGCAGGCGCGCGAGGTCCACGTCCTGTTCAACAACTGCTGCGGCGACGCCGCGGTCCGTGCCGCGGAGTCGATGCGCCGCCTGCTCGGCCTCTCGTAG
- a CDS encoding M24 family metallopeptidase: MVSAVQDGNAPERREFRAQELRGFNSPELRGFREVQRLAYACAEAVAGQLRSGVTEREAARMQRVWLRERGVRDWFHLPFAWFGDRTAFAGFKVPLQFFPTDRKLEPGMPFILDMAPVYKGFTADIGYSGCLGLNPLHDKLLADLEAHRELILREVRERRSLREIYEDVERLMTAQGYANRHRAYPFGVIAHKVDRVAERRWSPSVFGFGTQSLKGLLSDAVHGHRDGWSPLWSPYRFSDHPPQPGLWAVEPHLGFRGTGAKFEEILVVTDSKDPEQSAFWLDDDLPHVRRWAEEKVAA; the protein is encoded by the coding sequence ATGGTCTCGGCAGTGCAGGACGGAAACGCCCCGGAGCGGCGGGAGTTCAGGGCGCAGGAGCTGCGGGGGTTCAACTCACCTGAGCTGCGGGGGTTCAGAGAGGTGCAGCGCCTCGCCTACGCCTGCGCCGAAGCCGTCGCCGGTCAGCTCAGATCCGGGGTGACCGAGCGGGAGGCGGCCCGGATGCAGCGGGTGTGGCTGCGGGAGCGGGGCGTGCGGGACTGGTTCCACCTGCCCTTCGCCTGGTTCGGGGACCGGACGGCGTTCGCCGGGTTCAAGGTGCCGCTCCAGTTCTTCCCCACCGACCGGAAGCTGGAGCCGGGCATGCCGTTCATCCTCGACATGGCCCCGGTGTACAAGGGCTTCACCGCCGACATCGGCTACTCGGGCTGCCTCGGCCTCAATCCGCTCCACGACAAGCTTCTGGCCGATCTGGAGGCGCACCGCGAGCTGATCCTGCGGGAGGTGCGCGAGCGCCGTTCACTGCGCGAGATCTACGAGGACGTCGAACGCCTCATGACCGCCCAGGGATACGCGAACAGGCACCGGGCCTACCCCTTCGGCGTGATCGCCCACAAGGTGGACCGCGTCGCCGAACGGCGTTGGTCCCCGAGCGTGTTCGGGTTCGGCACGCAGTCCCTCAAGGGCCTGCTGAGCGATGCGGTGCACGGCCACCGGGACGGCTGGTCACCGCTGTGGAGCCCGTACCGCTTCTCCGACCATCCCCCGCAGCCCGGTCTGTGGGCGGTCGAACCCCACCTCGGATTCCGGGGTACGGGCGCGAAGTTCGAGGAGATCCTGGTCGTCACCGACTCCAAGGACCCCGAGCAGAGCGCCTTCTGGCTGGACGACGATCTGCCGCATGTGCGGCGCTGGGCCGAGGAGAAGGTGGCGGCGTGA
- a CDS encoding SDR family oxidoreductase, whose product MNLPGARERTVRTGGVELCVAELGDGDRPTVVLVHGYPDSKEVWSEVAVRLAEEWHVVLYDVRGHGRSTAPKPLRGGFTLEKLTDDFLAVIDAVSPDRPVHVVGHDWGSVQSWEFVTVGRTEGRIASFTSMSGPSLDHFGHWIKQRMARPTPRRVGQLLGQGAKSWYVYMLHTPVLPELAWRGPLGKRWPGILQRLEKVPAGDYPTASLPDDAAHGAWLYRDNVRARLGRPRTDAYAHAPVQLITPTGDSFLSERLYDDLEQWVPRLVRRSLPAKHWVPRTRPDQLAAWIGEFAAANEAGGQEGPTAQQPAAKGPYAERFGGQLVLVTGAASGIGRATAFAFAEAGARVVAVDRDAEGAARTAELARLVGAPAAWGEAADVSDEAAMEKLAEKVAAEYGTVDVLVNNAGIGLSGSFLETTSEEWKRVLDVNLWGVIHGCRIFGKQMADRGQGGHIVNTASAAAFQPSRALPAYSTSKAAVLMLSECLRAELAEKSIGVSAICPGIVNTNITATTRFAGTDTEEEQRLRKRTTRLYGRRNYPPEKVADAILDAVVRNRAVVPVTPEARGARLLSRVSPGVLRRLARVKPPL is encoded by the coding sequence GTGAATCTGCCAGGAGCGCGCGAGCGCACGGTGCGTACGGGTGGCGTGGAGCTGTGCGTCGCCGAGCTGGGGGACGGGGACCGGCCGACGGTGGTGCTGGTCCACGGGTATCCGGACAGCAAGGAGGTCTGGTCCGAGGTCGCCGTGCGGCTGGCCGAGGAGTGGCACGTCGTGCTGTACGACGTACGGGGCCACGGCCGTTCCACGGCCCCCAAGCCGCTGCGCGGGGGCTTCACCCTGGAGAAGCTGACCGACGACTTCCTGGCGGTGATCGACGCGGTCAGCCCGGACCGGCCGGTCCATGTGGTGGGGCACGACTGGGGGTCCGTGCAGTCCTGGGAGTTCGTCACGGTCGGGCGGACCGAGGGCAGGATCGCCTCCTTCACCTCGATGTCCGGCCCGTCCCTGGACCACTTCGGGCACTGGATCAAGCAGCGGATGGCCCGGCCCACCCCGCGCCGGGTCGGCCAACTCCTGGGCCAGGGCGCCAAGTCCTGGTACGTGTACATGCTCCATACGCCGGTGCTGCCGGAGCTGGCCTGGCGCGGCCCCCTCGGCAAGCGGTGGCCGGGCATCCTCCAGCGGCTGGAGAAGGTGCCCGCGGGCGACTACCCGACCGCGTCCCTGCCCGACGACGCGGCGCACGGGGCCTGGCTCTACCGGGACAACGTCCGGGCCCGGCTGGGCAGGCCGCGCACCGACGCCTACGCCCACGCACCGGTCCAGCTCATCACGCCGACCGGTGACTCCTTCCTCTCCGAGCGGCTCTACGACGACCTGGAGCAGTGGGTCCCCCGTCTGGTACGCCGGTCGCTGCCGGCCAAGCACTGGGTGCCGCGCACCCGGCCCGACCAGCTGGCCGCGTGGATCGGCGAGTTCGCCGCCGCCAACGAGGCGGGCGGTCAGGAGGGGCCCACGGCCCAGCAGCCCGCGGCGAAGGGCCCGTACGCGGAGCGGTTCGGCGGCCAGCTGGTGCTGGTGACGGGAGCCGCCTCCGGGATCGGCCGGGCCACGGCCTTCGCGTTCGCGGAGGCGGGCGCCCGGGTGGTGGCCGTGGATCGGGATGCGGAGGGGGCTGCCAGGACGGCGGAGCTGGCCCGGCTGGTGGGGGCTCCGGCGGCCTGGGGCGAGGCGGCCGACGTGAGCGACGAGGCGGCGATGGAGAAGCTCGCCGAGAAGGTGGCCGCCGAGTACGGCACCGTCGACGTCCTGGTCAACAACGCCGGGATCGGACTCTCCGGCTCCTTCCTGGAGACCACGAGCGAGGAGTGGAAGAGGGTCCTCGACGTCAATCTCTGGGGTGTCATCCACGGCTGCCGGATCTTCGGCAAGCAGATGGCCGACCGGGGTCAGGGCGGCCACATCGTCAACACCGCATCGGCTGCGGCCTTTCAGCCCTCCCGGGCCCTGCCCGCGTACAGCACGTCGAAGGCGGCCGTGCTGATGCTCAGCGAGTGCCTGCGGGCCGAGCTGGCGGAGAAGTCGATCGGGGTGAGCGCCATATGCCCCGGCATCGTCAACACCAACATCACCGCCACCACCCGCTTCGCCGGGACGGACACGGAGGAGGAGCAGCGGCTGCGGAAGCGGACCACCCGGCTCTACGGCCGCCGCAACTACCCGCCGGAGAAGGTGGCCGACGCGATCCTGGACGCGGTCGTGCGCAACCGGGCCGTGGTGCCGGTGACCCCGGAGGCGCGCGGCGCCCGGCTGCTCTCGCGGGTCAGCCCCGGGGTGCTGCGACGGCTCGCCCGAGTGAAGCCGCCGCTGTGA
- a CDS encoding RNA 2'-phosphotransferase yields MDERRTVKVSKYLSKHLRHQPEDIGITLDDNGWVGVETLLSAAARHGFAFTRAELDHVVAANDKRRFTVDGDRIRANQGHTVTVDLDLPPAEPPAYLYHGTVARVLDAIRAEGLRPMARHHVHLSPDRETATRVGARRGRPLVLTVDAGAMHRAGHVFRVSANGVWLADAVPPEFLLLRE; encoded by the coding sequence ATGGACGAACGTCGCACCGTCAAGGTGTCCAAGTACCTCTCGAAACACCTCCGGCACCAGCCGGAGGACATCGGCATCACCCTCGACGACAACGGCTGGGTGGGCGTCGAGACGCTGCTGAGCGCGGCGGCCCGGCACGGGTTCGCCTTCACCCGCGCCGAGCTGGACCATGTCGTCGCCGCCAACGACAAGCGCCGCTTCACGGTGGACGGCGACCGCATCCGGGCCAACCAGGGCCACACCGTCACCGTGGACCTGGACCTGCCGCCCGCGGAGCCGCCGGCGTACCTCTACCACGGCACGGTCGCCCGGGTGCTGGACGCGATCCGGGCCGAGGGCCTGCGCCCCATGGCCCGCCACCACGTCCACCTCTCCCCCGACCGCGAGACGGCCACCCGGGTCGGCGCCCGGCGCGGCCGCCCCCTGGTGCTCACCGTGGACGCGGGCGCCATGCACCGCGCCGGCCATGTGTTCCGGGTCAGCGCCAACGGGGTCTGGCTCGCCGACGCCGTACCGCCGGAGTTTCTGCTGCTCCGGGAGTGA